The DNA sequence TTAAGTGTTATCCCCAAATAGTTtaaaatttttatgattaaaatcTTTCTacacatatgtatttatataaaaaaatccTAAACCTATCCTTattttttagtttaaaatatgaaATAATGTATACACATAACCATCGCTCTTATTGAAAATATATACACGAGGGACGGGGTCCTTGATCATTCATGACCATATAACAATCGTGAATGGGTTTAACAAACAAAATAGACATGAATAGACACACATCACTCTATCAAAACTTAAGTTTTTGGTTTTAGAATTCTTGATCCGTGAAAATTAAAGCCAATAAATAAATAGAAgcaattaaaatttgataatacATCATTTATTGTGTACTTTGTTCACACATTAGAAAATCCGCAAATAAAAATACAAAGGATTAAAGATTTTGACTTGGAACAAAAAGGGAGACGAGTCTCAATGTCAACATTGGTGTGTCCAATGTTCAATTCCCAACCAACTCTATTAAACAAGTACACTACACCCGGATTTTGAGACGAACCTCATAAATCATCCACCATCAATGATGATAAGACATACATATGCGTATCCAATGTGATGCTTCTTCTTCGTTTAGCACTTCATTACAATCAAGTACCAAAGTGCATGTATGTGTATACCAGTAAATCATCACTACATATTCGAATACAATGCACAAAAATAAATATAACAGTACTACTATAGTGTACTCCTCAGCAAGCATTCAAATTAGGTAGATGGAAATTTTGACCTTGTATATTACCAAGTACAGGTCAGCACATTTATCTTTAACCCCCAACAGCTTCCCTACTTTGCTCTCTTATAAAAATCGGTCGCCAATAAATCGCTtaaaaatcggtcaaaaatatttgttcaatttgaccgatttccgataaatcatccgattttttaaaaatcgtccgataaatcAAAAATCTGTACCTCAACCGAATAATTCTGATTTTCGAAATCTGTAACACTGTCTACGGGTTGTGGAGTGGATGGATAATAAGGTTTTTAGGGAAGCACAAACATTTTTGGGGCACTTCCCACCCGGGTAACTCAGCTAGTCGAGTCTAAGTTTTAAGGGTTTATCAATTATCACCCCAAGATTCTAAATTCGATTCCAAGTAGACACCGAGATTAATCAAGAAGTTCAATAAAAGAAAATCGTAAGAAGATTTTATAGGGGGTAAATATGGAAGACAAGCACACAAGGTGGTGAGTTCTGAATATTAAATTGAACTCGCTATACTGACTTACTGAGTGCATTGGCAGTGAAGAACTGATCATTTAAAACAAGGATAGAGATATGTATACAGGCATACATAGCCAAAACATACAGTAAGAAATCACAGATGAGTTCAGGCTTCAGAGATGCTCTGTTTTGCTTACTTAAACACACTAGATGACCTCATGTCCTCATCCAAGCCTAATAGTAAAATACCACAAATAGAACACTACTCCTGTCCTTAATAATTTAAAGCTCATCTTTTCATATTTGCAAGATGTAAACAACTCATACTCTACCAAAAAAATGTAAAACTAGCTAACTAGCTATAGGTTAAATCAGAGTGCATGTATACTATAGAGGTTGTTTAAGCCTAGAGTTTGAAATGTTACTATTAGAGGTGGCCAAACGTGCGGGTTCGAACCGCACATTCGGGACCGGCTCGTACGGAAACCGTAAAATATTCGGCCCGATTCGGGCCGGTTCAAACCCGTACAACCCACCGAAAGAAGCGAACCGAATacaaatttaattttaaaaaaccgGAACCGGCACTAACCCGCACGACCCGCACAGGCGAAGCCCGCGTGAGCCGCACGAACTGTGCAACCCGCACAGCCCGCACAACCCGCACGGCCCGCACGGGTGTGCGTCACGCGCCGTTCTCCAACGGTCCTCCTCCTCCAACGGTCCTCCTCCTCCAACGGTCCTCCAACGTCTGCACTCAACTCAGTCTCCAACGGTCCTAAAATCTCAGCTTATAAATATGTACATACAACAACAATCAAAATTCACCATCTCAATTTCTGTCTCTCTCATCTCAAGTCTCAATCCAATCTTTATTTCTCCATTTCTTCTCCGACTTCAGAGCTTCAACAACAATTTAATTCACAGCAATTCAATTCACAAATTCACAGATTCACAGCAATTCAATTCACAAATCAACTAACTCAGAAAAATGGAACAAGGCAGAGGGAGTATTTCTTCTCAAGGTTCAACTCCGGCGACTTCGATGCTACCGCCTCGACCCGGATCCACGTTTAATACCGAAGAAGGTATTTCATTTTCCTGTttatttttgtgtgtttttggtTTTTGAAGGTATATTAATAATAGTATATTGTTTATATATATTGTTGATTGTTTTTATTCGatttttgtaaattaatttttataaatttcagtTTACAAAGTTTATTCGATTTGTAATTtgattttaaatattaaattttattcgaTTTGTAATTTGTAAATTCGTTAACTAATTTTATTCATTTTGTAAATTTCTGTAACTAATTATATGTAACTAATTGTTTAAATTTGTTGTTTCGTCTTATAGATATGTATGCTCCAAAAACTCAAAGTACTATACCACCGAAGAGCAGTAATACTTCTAGTAGGTTTAGTAGTACCATTTCATCTATACTAACCAAAAAACAAAAATGTAGAATTTCCGAGTCATCTACCGTACCTTCTTCTGCCACTAGTATGGTTCGCGAATTTTTTTCATATAGTTATGAGTTaaatgatgattttgatatactAACATGGTGGAAGAATCATGAGTTACAATTTCCGGTTTTAGCAAAAATTGCAAAGGACATTTTAGTTGTACCGGCTTCTACAATTGCGTCCGAGTCCGCTTTTAGTGCAGGCAGAAGAGTGTTAGATGAGAAGCGATCCAGTCTTGCGCCAGACGTTGTAAAGATTTTAGTTTGCAAAAAAGATTGGGATCAAGCCGATAAAAGACAACAAGGAAGAAAAGAAGACTCCGACGATGACGTCGAGCCATGGATGATAATGGATACTTCATCCGAATCGGGAACCTCAACTAACGAACAACTTTAGAACAAATAtttaatgtaatttttttaaaagttttatattatttgatttgtaattttttaatatttgatgcggtttgttccgtttttttagagaggagtcctctcacattatttgtaatttttttaaattaataaaatttataagaggtaccgtcctctttctaaccaaaaatttaaaataataaaattaattgatttacaAAGAACTTGGTAGTTTTTTCAAATAAATATAGCTATGATGCATAAAAACAATAAAATAACTAGTTCTTGACAGATGTGACAATTCTATCCACTTGACAAACACAACACATGGAACAGGCTGCTCAACCCGCCAACCCGCCTATTCAACCCGCCAGCGAACCGCCCGCGAACCGCCCGCGAACCACCCGCGAACCGCCCGCGAACCGAGCCGAATACGGGTTACCGTATGTCAGCTCAACCCAGCCCGGCCCGATTCGCTCGCCTCCCAGTGCCGGTTAAGTGTTCAATTTTTCCGGTTCCAACCCGCTTCCAACCCGGCCCGGACCGCCCGACCCGCGCGGTTGGCCACCTCTAGTTACTATGCATAAATAGAAAGCCAAAAGGACCTACTTATGGAGTGGTTTTAAATGATACTCCCAGCAAAAGAAGTTAAGAAAAGTACTGGTTTTTTCAAGGACTGAAATGTACAGTAAAATAAAGGCCCAAGAAGTTATCTAACTGTGCATCATAATAAGAGGAGTGTCAGGACAGGAGTAATGGGGGTGGGAACTGGGAATGCAAATCTTTGATTTTGTAATAGATTTTTATTCACTGATTGGGGGGATGGGAAACACAGCTTTACTGTTGTAGTTCAGGAGGTAGTATGCATGTTTGTGTACATGGAACTGTATAATAATTTAGTAAGAGAATAAGTAACTGTACCTGTCCACGTGCATTCAACCCCATGTGCTGTGCTATCGTAAAATAAAACCCCATAAGGCCCAACGGTTCCTGGTACCATGGTATTATTATATACAATATACATCAGGCACTTGTAAGTTGTAAAGCCTGTGACCTTATTTTTTTTTCGAGTTTGGTCTATACTTCTACTCTACTACGAAAGTTAATCATAATCTACATCTCTGATTACCGGTTCTATTATATCAAGGTTACAACAATTACAACAATCGGAAATCCAAATATTTGTCCGGATTTTCGAGTACTCATTTTCAATTGCCGGGGTGACCTTTGAATCCGAGCACTCGATTGAGTTGATCCATTGTATTTGATATTCATTGTTGTTCATGTTATGACTAATAGACTAAGAGGGGTCTattcattcaagattttcaagGATTTTTGAAATCAAGGgctattcaatttggattttaaaaaatcctttaaaatatGATGGTATTCAACCAGGATTGTTTGAATTTGAAGTCTTTTAAAATCTGAgagtattcaatttagattttaaaaagtcctttaaaatctgatggtatttaatttagattttaaaaaatccatcaaaatctgataGTATTCAAAATTCCATggagttttttttatttgataattttgTGGATTTGCTTGTACATTTTTTATCCTTTGAAATCTCTCTAAACTCCatgagattttgatggatttgagAAAATTTTAACAAAAATCATCAAGACTCTACAACATTTTCCATCAACTCTCTTAAAATCCATGTCGAATTGAAATCaacaaaaatatttcaaaatccatAGATAATTATCGGTCCTTTAAAATCTAGATTGAATACACCCCCTAAGACAACAAGGTTTCCCCCTGGAAGTAGCGACATGATAATAATGAAATAAGATCACCCAAAAAATTGAATCGTTATACCGAACTTCCTAAACATTGAATGAAATGCTAATTTATACAACAAGAATCAAACCAGACTTTTCTGTGAAGAATTAAGTGTTTTTCACATTGAATTTGATACCATCAGAAGAGAGCCTGTTAAAAAAATCATTCAAGGTGAAGAAGCAATTAATTCATCACAATGTAAGGTTGTTCAGAATCAGATAAGCAATGCATGGGGTGTATGTCAGAGTTGGTCAGAACCCTGAAACAAAACAGGCTGAGGCTTTGTCCTTTGTTTACCATTAGCTAGCTACTCACAGGAGGATACTAAAGACTTAAACATCCGTACACCTTCAGCAATGCAAGGAGTCTTCGGCCTTCTCATCCTGTGTGTGGATCTCTCTCTAATAATAACATTTCTACTTCAAGTATTGTGTGTGTATGATAATATATCCAATAAAAACAGACTTATAGTCCAGACATGCACAACATGATAAGGTCAAGAAGTGCATTATCTTCATCAAACCAGACATTCAAAAGACCAAAGCAATAGTGGTCCATGTATGATAATTAAATATTTCATTTTCGTTTTGGTCACACTATGTAAAGTGCAATGACAAGTAAATCACATAGACACTGATATGTACATAGGTTTTGATATGCCATAATTTAAGAAACTATGGCTTACATACAGCAGTGAACTCGTTTAATTTCTAGGAAGATGATGTATTACTGAATGTACACAATCAACTCCATGAATGGATTCAGACAATTTGAGAGGAAGAAACATCTCCAAGACATAAGAAAGAAGCTAAGATACACGAGGACCCATATTTTGATTACTAGGGCTACTAGACAATCAACCCTATTGTGCTAAACAAATTCACTGCAAAATATTGTAGTACAACAACACTCCAATGTGTCCATGTTAATTAACATTTTAGCATTTATTTTCTGGTCACAATCAATATAGAGCACTATATATGTTATGGCATGCTAATATGTAACAAATATTTTAGCATGTATTTTTTGGTCACACTCAATATAGAGCACTACTTATTTTATGGCATGTACCACACTTGAAAATTGAAATATGTGAAGAATATACAGCAAAAGGAAACAAATTGATTTAGTTgtaaaaattttaaaaagaaaaccACAAATACAAAACATCTACAATACATAGAAGAACAAAACTAGGCTACTTTCCAGAAATCCAATTCCATGTGTGTTTCATTGAAACAAATGGACTATCTTAATACATACCTTGCAGGCTGATTTATTATTGAGCTACAGGACTGTTATCAAAAAAACTGAGGCAGGTTCGTTTTTCCAATTTTACAAGCCCAGATGAGCCCGCAGCGGTACATGGATCTTTAGGTTTATCTGTCATGCAGAAATCAGTAAAAATGTAAGATAATGATCTTCAACTTTCAAGCATCCCATACATTTGCATGTTGCAATGCTGGCCATATATAGTAGGAGTTGACAGCATAGTATCTGATACATTAAGCTCCTCTCCTTTgcaaaatcacttttaaaagctaagaatttatatttagttttaaCCTCCAGGTCAAACACACTGTATCTGCCAGTCATTTTCTTATGAAGTTAAAACTTCTCATTACAAGCAACTAAACTGCAGTTTGTTTATCACCTACTTTAGACCCTGGGGTTTGATCAAGCAAGGCTTAAACTTATATGCATGGACCTTCAGTCCTGATAATTCCAGACAAAGAAAGAGCAATTCCCTTTACATTACTAAATAATAACACACTTCCAGGCTTCCAGCAACAAGACAAGGATCAATCCTTTGGCTTGTAGACTTGTATTCTGGCAAATATGCTCGTGTGAGTATTTACACGATTAACAACCAAAAAATGACAAAGCTTGAAATCAGTTAGACATGCAGTAGCAGTACAGTCATGTTAATTAAAAGTCTGATGACTATTCATAGTTGACGGTCAGTACTCAGCCTCATTTCTCAAATTAATAATCTATGGTACTGGCACTGAGTCGATTAGGATGTTTACTTGTTTGGTCATGAACGTACTTAGTTGCAGGAGACAGAAAGTTCTATAACATTAATTCTACCCAATAAAACAAATCAACCAACGTCAAGTTTCAAACCGATTGCAATCATTATTATGTATCAGACATATAAATTAAACAATAAAATTTGTTGTCAGCCAAATATCATAAACAAGCAAGGATCACTAGGTTTATCTAGTTTTGAGTAAGGTCCCATATAGTTTAACGTTATTAATAGTATACAGAGTTTAACAGCACATCATAATAATAGTATAACCTACTTCTGATAGCCAAATCATTTTAATTCCTAAGAACATATATTAAGTTCTGAACGCCAGGTCAAAAGCATTGTTTCTCTCCAACTTTATTCACAAAGGTAATAGTTCTCACTTCCAAGCaatttttttcaatttattttttacCTACTTCAAGGTCCAAAAGAGAGAAGCAAGTCCCAGAAAAGGATTTCAGATGCATCATGGAAGAAGCTTTACTGATACCATCATGAATTTGTGATGCAGGAcaagggtcaaaaacaagtaaaaGGATAGATGTTTGTGGATTAACCGCAGAAAACTCACACCTAAGGTGATCCAACCGAAGAAGAATCACTACCCCTGGAATTTCTCAACCGCGTTTGTTAGGATCGCAACCCATACCAACAGAGAAACAATTCTCAATTTCAACAATAATCAATTCTATATTCAACAATAATCAATTCTATATAATAAATTAGATTACAGTTGTTTATAGAAACTCCTAAAACTTGACCACAAAGTAAAATCTTCCTAATAAAGGAAACAAATCCTTTACTTATTCTCTATTATAATATAGAATATGCATACTAATACTTATATATCTGACACTATATATCAAATCACAATTAAATCTATTTCTAActaaaatacaaaataaatacaaATGAATATTCTAATCTTTCGTTCCGCATCATTCTCCTTGCCTTTAAAAAAAATCATCCACGAGTTTTATAATATTTGAGAATCAATGAACAAAGTGATGACCAGTCATAGCACTTGAAGATGTCTAATTCCAACTCCATAAGCCAGATCTTCGGAAACAACACACACAAAATAAGAAATTTTGATGTGTTAGTCCTTGCCAATATCTTGTCAAGGCCTAGAAAATTAACATATTTCACCTTGACGATGTTGTTCTTGTGGTTTACAGCTTCTTCACTTTTAACTACCTCCTCTACCACTTCTTTAATGTTAAAACACTAAGTAGACAACTTCTCAACCTCTTGTTTTTCCATGTTGATGCATTGAACTTTAAAAGTTTCAAGAATATTGGGTTTTTCACCTGGAGATGGAGGTTTTACAGGTGGAGGCGGAGAATTATGTTGCACACCAAGTTGTTCCATAATTATTTTCACTGTTGCTCCCACACTAGGAAGCATGAGTGCGGGTGCATGTGCGGGTGCATGTGCGGGGATGCGTGGTACGGGGATACGGGAATTCGGCAAATCTAAAAATATGAAGATTCGGGTGCGGGGGGATTCGCCAAAcattaatatattaaaaatatatttttatatagttttcAGGAGTTTCAGtcaaactaaaataaataatgaaCTACATAAGTTCATTATAAGTACATTATcgttaaaaatatatattattattacttgATAATCCAACTGATGCATTTTAGCATAGTTAATTGATTAAATGTTCAAGAATCTGTATTATCTTCTCTCATTCGTGAATGAGAGAAAAATCCCCAAGAATCCCCGTGCACCTAACCTAAGAATCCCCAAGAATCCAGTGCGCGGTGCGGCAGGTGAGTGAAGAATCCCTACTTTCCTGCTCGCACATCTTACATTTGCAAACTCAAATCTTCAAGCTTATTCTCCAATTTTTGTAGCCCTAGATTGTTTTGATCCATAAATTTATCAAGAAGGTTGTTTACTTTGCTAGCAGTATCCATTCAATCAAAATAAGGATTGGGGCTGTTTTGCATGTTCTGAAATATTCAGGGGTTGCTGGTGGCTGATGACAGCTTGTAGCTACTGGTGGCTTGAAGGTGGCTGTTGGAAGCAGTTTGGTGGCTGGCGGAGGCTGTCTGGTGGCTGTTGGCGGCTGCTGGTGGCTGTCAGAGGCTGCTAAGCGGTTTCTGGTAGCTGCTTGGACTGCTGGTAgtttttttcattttcttttctgtagggaaggtgtttgataaaagatTTGTGAAGGAACGGtggctcttgataccactttgATGCAGGACAAGGGTTAAAAACAAGTAAAAGGATAGATGTTTGTGGATTACCTGCAGAAAACCCACGCCTAAGGTGATCCAACCGAAGAAGAATCGCTACCCCTAGGATTTTTCAACCGCAGAAGAGATGTTTGTTAGGATCGTAAGTCGTAAGTCGTAAGTCGTAACCCATAATAAGAGAGAAACAATtctcaattttaataataatcaaTTCTATATAATAAATCAGATTACAATTGTTTATATAAACTCCTAAACCTTGACCACCAAGTAAAATCTTCCTAATAAAAGAAACAAATCCTTTTCTTATTCTCTGCTATAATATAGAATATTCATACTAATACTTATACATATGACACTATATATCAAATCACAATTAAATCTATTCTAActaaaaatacaaaataaatacaaATCAATATTCTAATTTTTCGTTCCACATCAATTTGTATTGGGAATCTctaattatataatatatatggtTCTAGACCTGGGGGTTTGATAAGGCAAGACTTGAAAGTTATAGGCATTTGGCCTTCAGGGGCCTGAACCTGAAGCCCTGAAAAAAAACTGTTATAAGACAAGGATCAGAATCAATTAGACATGCAATATCATACCAAATGAAAGTCTAATGACTACTCATGATTAAATCCTTACTTTGTCAACCTACTCTCCATGTGGTACTTTACTTGCATTCAGTAAGATAGGATATTTACCATTAACTTTCGAAGTTTAAGGGGAAAAAAGTCGGATAATATTTTATCATCTTTTTTCTCTCTATGTAATGTTTCTTACTAATATATATCATTATTCTGTTCTTAAAAAAAACTAGTAATAGTCAGAAGTGATAAACAAATTTTAGAACATTATCTATCATCAAGTTGAGTCAGAAATGACTgcttagagcatctccaaccatgAAGAGCCCTTAACTACAAACTGAGTTGGCataccaaaaataaaaaatatagccAATATTTTCAAAAAGTCACACTCCAACTATACCCACCCCTTGTCTATAATTATAGTCAACCTCGTATGGATGACTATATTTGTCGATCCACTACAGGCCTGTAAGAAATATGTAGGAAAATTACACATCAGTTATTACCATATTAAAGTgatatattctatttataacaatCTAAAATATTAATAACATACTATTTTTAAATTATAGCCAACCAATATAGCCAATACCATCAAAGCAAAATGTCTTACAGGTTCAGCAAATTTTACATAATGTCTTACATGTTGAATTTAGCCGACCATTATAGCCAACCCCATTCAAGATGCACTTAGTATGCACTGTGCATGCAAATTACTACCAATAACTACATAAATTTAACAGCAAGGATTACAGATTCAAAATACATTGATGTAAAATATTTCATTTTAAATTCAAAGTCTGCATGCTTTTATCATCTCATTTATACAAAATAACATTCAAAGATTGATTGCTTTTGAGAGCATCTAGAAGTCCACAAACCATGAAGCATTCAAACTTTTACATAAACGAGAAACTATAATTTTGTCaaatatatatgagataatcaACTTACTAAAACTATCTTCTTGAAAGTAACCACAgcttcctttcaatcaaccgacTATTAAACTCCCCATCACTAATCTTCAACATCTCCGGCAATGGCATTGTAAGTCCATGCTTAACCAGTAGTCCATGCCTCCGTTTTATCTTACCCTCCAAACTAAACGAAAAATACTGCGGAAACCCCTTCAATTCACCCAAATCTCTGCCCATCACATTCAACAAGTACTCAATTTTTGGCATTAAATTATTAGCTACACTATACGTCAACAATGCAGGTGACCTAACAACCATTCTCGCCACTTCATCGTAGGCAAACCCCAAACTTATTAAATAATCTAGCTTCGGCATTATTGTAACTTCCACACTCAAAACCAACAACAATGTAGTTTGACACGAAATAGCATTCATCCTAACAAACCCCAAATTCTTCAAAAAACAAAATGCGGGTCTCATTATATCATCGACATCGCAAACTAACAATCTAGGACACCTAACTACCGCATTACGAATATCGAG is a window from the Apium graveolens cultivar Ventura chromosome 1, ASM990537v1, whole genome shotgun sequence genome containing:
- the LOC141673101 gene encoding transcription termination factor MTEF1, chloroplastic-like produces the protein MIITLKTQPFFPLNPSKTLTPNFQILNSQSPGQIPITTSNSGLRFHNKLIYLKTLNVNPQKALQQNPNFRSAPLKSLKLVENCLLSMGIERSAYGKIFDMHPQLLTCDPYIDLYPVFDFLLNEVNIPFLDIRNAVVRCPRLLVCDVDDIMRPAFCFLKNLGFVRMNAISCQTTLLLVLSVEVTIMPKLDYLISLGFAYDEVARMVVRSPALLTYSVANNLMPKIEYLLNVMGRDLGELKGFPQYFSFSLEGKIKRRHGLLVKHGLTMPLPEMLKISDGEFNSRLIERKLWLLSRR